AAAGATGCACCCAAGGCAAAGATCAACCCGCCAGGGTTGCCCCATCGGGTCGCGGCCTGTTCAGGCATGGCGTGGCTGATAGGCCTACTCCTTCGGAGTAGCAGGCACCTTGGAACCATCGTGGCCGGTTACCGGAGGTCTGCCTCGCCAAGGCTCGCCTGACCTCCGGCTATTGATGGCCAGCCCTACGGGCTGCGGGAACCAAGCCAGCACAGCGGAATTTCGGACAGCTTTTTGGAAGATGGTATGACTGCTTCATAAGTCACCCATGCCCGGTTCAGCATGCTTTTACCTGGGCACCCAGTTTTAAAATGGAGAGCATCCTTGCCATTTGTTCGAGCCCTTCGGCTTCTTTTTTTTCAGCTGCCGTCAGCTTGCCCTTCCGGCCTTGTTCGTCCAAAAGAAAGTGCAAACGCTGGTCCAATGCTTTCGGAAAGCGCAACTTGGCCAAATTGGCCGGCATGAGTACCGTGAGTTGGACTGTCTGGCTCATGATATCAAAATAGAGCATGGACCCGTTCAAGGCAAAGAACGAAACGGCCGCTCCAGCCTTCATTTACCATCGCCACAAACAAAAGGTCCCATGGGCATTCACCCACGGGGCCTGCTGAGACTCTGCGTCTGTAAAACTCAGTTCTCGGTGAACTTGCCCAGCGCGCGGAACTTCTGGTAACGGCCTTCCAGCAGATCGGCGGTGGACAGTTTTTCCAGGTCGTTGATGGCACTCAGCACGGTGCCCTTCAGCGCTTCAGCGGCGGCGAAGTGGTCATTGTGCGCGCCACCGGCAGGCTCCGGCACGATGCCGTCAATGATGCCCAGTTTGGACAGGTCCTGGGCGCTCAGCTTCAGGGCGGAGGCGGCCTCCGGGGCGTGTTCGCGGTGTTTCCAAAGAATGGCGGCGCAGCCTTCCGGGCTGATGACGCTGTAGTAGGCATTTTCCATCATCAGCACCTTGTCGGCGATGCCGATGCCCAGGGCGCCGCCGGAGCCGCCCTCACCGATGACCACGGCCACGATGGGCGTCTTCAGCAGCATCATTTCCCGCAGGTTAAAGGCGATGGCCTCGGCGATGTTCCGCTCCTCGGCGCCGATGCCTGGAAAGGCGCCGGGTGTGTCAATGAGGGTGACGATGGGCAGGCCAAATTTTTCCGCCATGCGCATCAGGCGCAGGGCCTTGCGGTAGCCCTCCGGATGGGCGCTGCCAAAGTTGCGCAGCAGGTTTTCCTTCGTGTCGCGGCCCTTTTGATGGCCAATGACCACGACCTTCTTGCCGCCCCAGGTGGCAAAGCCGGCGGGCATGGCGTGGTCGTCGCCGATGTGGCGGTCTCCGTGCAGCTCGGTGAAGTCGTCGCAGCAATGCTTCACGTAGTCCAGCATGAAGGGCCGGTTGATATGGCGGGAAATTTGCACGCGCTGCCAGGGATTGAGGTTGGTGTGGATGTCACGCAGAAGGGCCTCCGCCTTGTTCTCCATGTCAATGATTTGGGCTGCCAGCTTGTCACTTGGTTTGGAGGCCATTTTTTTCCTGGCCTCTTCGATCTCTTCGCGGAGTTTGATCACAGGCTTTTCGAATTCCAGAACGTGTTTCATGGGAAAGGGGTCAGTTGTCTATCGGATAATGTACAGCTTGGAGCCGTTGCGGACCAGGGCAAACATTTCTTCGAGGTCTTCGCGGGCCAGGAAGATGCCCGGCTCCGGTCCGTCCTCCAGGTCAGGCACAGCGGGAGCCGCCTGGTTTTCGGCGGCGGGTTCAGCCACGGCCACCGCCTTGGGTTTCGGGGGCGTGCGCAGCACCACGCCGCTCCGGCTCCCGGGCAGCCATTTGTCGGCTTCGGCATAGTGGAGGTCGGTGGTGAGCAGCACCTTGCCATCCTTGACGGCAGATTTGCCCTTGATCTCCATTTCCGCAGGCACCCGCACACCGGCCGGCAGCCGGATCTCCTGCGCCAGGTACTCTTTAAAGAAAAACTCCCTTTCCCCCACCTTCCGCCACAGGGAGACTGTTTTGGCCCCCACCTTCACATGGATGCTGAATTCCAGCGGCAGGATGGCCAGATGGTCGCCTGGCTGCAGCATCGTGCCCATCAGCCCGTTCAGCCGGATCAGCAGGTCCACCGTCGTGCCCTGTTTGCCTGCGATCAGGGCCAGCGAATCTCCAGGCTGCACAATGTAGTCCTTCTTCCCGGCCTTGGATTCCGCCGCATAGAGCTGGTCCATGTTGATCTCGCCGATGATCCGCTTGGCCTCCACGCAGGTGGGAGAGTCCGGAAACTGGTTGATCAGTTTGAACAGGGCGTCACGGCCGTCCTCGATCCGGCCTTCCCGGATCAGCTCCACCGCTGCATCGAAGCGCTTTTCCCCCGGATCCATCCGTGGCACATCGCCTCTTTTGATGGTCGCAATCTCCTCCTGCACGCGCTTGTGCGGGCTCAGCACCTTGTCATAAATGTAATAGGCCGTGGCCATGCTGCCCAGGGTGATACCCAGGACGATGAGGAAGAGCAGGAGCTTGAGCTGGGCCTTGGCCATGGCAGTGCGCAGCGGTGCTCAGCCCAGGAGGCCGCGCCGTTTAAAGTCAAAGAGGTTGATTTTTTGAGACTTCTCAATCATCTCCACCGTGAATTTCAGCAGGCAGATCTCCCACGTGTCATCCACGCCTGCGATGACCGCCCGCATCGGGTTTCCGCTGATGCGGATGTCCTCCAGCAGCTTCCCGCACACGGCCTCCATGGGCTCATGCACCAGGTCCTCGGTCATGTCATCCATCTTGAATTTGAAGCCGTACTTCAGGATGGCCAGGCGGTGCAGGTTTTCCTTCAGGAAATCGCCAAAGGCCTCGCCCTGCGGGCCGAAGCCGTCAAAGTCAAAATCCGCCACCGAGGCGGGGTCCGGGCGCAGGATCAGCGGCTTCTCCGCCGTCAGCTTGCCCTGGCGGATGCGCGTCGTGTTCACGCTGTCCATGAGTTCGGAGACCAGTTGAAACTCAAACTGGGTGGAACCAAAGGTGTCAATCCGCCGGTCCGGCTCATGAAGAACCTGGGTGTTCTCCAGGGCGTATTGGATGTCGTACTCCGTGTGCATTGGGGGTCGGCCAGCATAGAGCACATTGCGTTCAGGGCGAATGATTTCTGAGCCCATCCGATGGAAGGACGGCGTTTTAAGCATGCACGGCCCGCTCCTCTCAGCATTGATAAAATCAGGCCGGAGGGCCCGATGACCGCCAGCATTGCACAAGCATTGCTCAAGCATTTTTGACCAAACCAGCCGCCAAGCCGGGGACCAACGCCACCGCCAACCGGCCCGCCAACATAAGGAGAAAGGCTTGGAAGAGAAAGACCTGAAGGAGAAAGGCATAAAAGAGAAAGACATAACTACCTTTCCCCGCTGCCAAGGCAGCAGGGAGGGGGGAAAGGCAGCACCGGGCAGGTAAGAAAAAAGGAGGGTGGCAACACAACCCGATGGACCGAATCCAGGCCTCGACTTCCCGGACTTTACTGAAAATAACCGTTTGCTTTTTCGTGAGTTGATTCGCCCGGTAAGGGTCGGATGAAATCTCAACCGATACCCAAAACGGGCGCCGAAGCAGCCCGGACCACCGCCGCCGCTGCTGACAGCCGCCAGCCACCGCCACAGGCGGAATGGATGCGGGTGAAGGAGGCCTGCGCCTTCTCCTGCCTTTCCAAACCCAAGCTCTACGAGCTGATGAACCAGGGCCACATCAAATCCGTGGCGCTGCGTGAGCGCGGCCAGAGCAAAGGCACGCGCCTGGTCAGCATCGGCAGCCTCCGGGCTTTTCTGGAAAGCCGCGCCTCCGGCGGAAATGGCCAGGCCTAAACGCAACACCACCCGCCTCCGTTTTGCCCCAGGCCCCGCGCGAGAAGGCTGCGCGTGAAGACCCAAAAGCGGCGGTGGCAGCACCCGAAACCTACCATGCACCTGCTCAAAGAATGCTCACGATGCGGCGTCATCAAGCCGCTGGACCAGTTTTCTCGCGACCGCAGTGCCCGCTACGGAAGACATCACCGCTGCACGGCCTGCGACCGGCAGCGTGCCCGCGAACGCCAGCAGGACGGCTCCAAGGCCAGGTCCGTGATCCGCTGGAGAAACCGCCACCCGCAGGCCGTCGCCGCCCACAACGCCGTGTATCGGGCGGTGCTGCGCGGAGAGCTGCGGCGCCAGCCCTGCCGGGTCTGCGGCTGCACCCGCTCCCATGGCCACCACGAGGACTACGGCAGGCCGCTGGACGTCCTCTGGCTCTGCCAGGCCCACCATGCCGAGCACCACCGCCTGCAGCGCCTGTATGGCCGCGGGCAGTTCCTGTTTGATTTCTGCCAGGAGGGCCGGCCATGAGCGCATCCGACACCTATTTCAAGACACCCCTGTCCATCCTCAGAAGCGGAGGCTCGGCGCTGGAGGCTCTCTGTAACGCCCTTTGTTGCGGAACCGTCAATGCCGGCATCGGCTTCCGGAAACTGAATGGTGAGGAGGCCTTCGCCTGCCTGCTTGAAGAGACCGCCAACGAGGCCAAAGAGCCGGAGAGCCCTCCGGCAGATTTCACGCTCACGGATGCATGCAATGAGGCCATGTCCAGGGAGGACTCCACCGCCCTCTGGCAGGCCGCCCTGGTGGGGGCTGGTATCTGCAACCTCAAAGGAGCCACCCCAGAGTACATAGCGCAGTGCTGGGCCAAGCATGGCCAGGAAACAGGCGTCTTTTTCACGATCAAAGGCCACTGGTTATGGAATGCGCTCCATTCTGAACGGAAGAAAACCGGGTGGAAGGTGGACGCCGGCCGCAAGCCGCTCTCCTGGCGTGAGTTCCGTATCCTGGCCGCCATCCTTTCCGTCCAGACCAATCAGGCCGGTTTTGCCTTCATCGGCTGGGAGACCATCCAAGCCCGGGCCTGCGGCTACCACAGGAAGGACCTTTTGGCAGCCTCGTGGTTTGACCTGCCCCCCCACTGCCAGCCCTTGAGCCGTGCCCAGATCCGCACCGCCTGCCAGAACCTGGAGGCCCTGGGCTTCTTCGCCCGCGTCCGCTATTCCACCGGCCCGCGTGGCGGTTACTTGGCCTACAGCTTCCGCCACCCGCGCCCGGCGCTCATCGAAGCCGTGAAACTCTGGAAGCAGCAAAACAACGCCTTCGCCCTCAAAGCCGCCACCCACCGCGCCGAAGACCTGGCCGCCTTCCGCGCGGCCAAAGGCGCGCCAAGCTCCAGCCAAGGCTGCCCCAAGCATGCGCCAACATAAGGGGCATGGCCTGATGAAGCGGCCGTCAGTCCTGCCGCTCCCGGGCGGCCCGCTCCATCGTTGCATTCATGGTTTTATCGAGGTCGGCATGAAGCTGTTTCTGCTGCTTGGCCAACGGGCTGTCGTATTCCGTCCAGCGGACGGTCCGGTGGATATTATACCACATCAGTAGGGTGCAGAGCCAAGTCAGCCACAGCGGCCACTCGCAGCGGATGGAGACAATGGCATAAACCAACACGGCAAGAAGCACCAGGAACCCGGCACTGTAAAAACCGAGGCCAGGCTCAGCGCGGGCAGTTCAGCGACCCCAAACCACAGGCCTTCCATGGACCCTGTGGCAGTCCACCCTCCCAGCATGGAACCTGTGACCGTGGCCAGCAGGATGAGTCCAATCCGCCCCAACATCGTTCCCAGGGCCTCCCGGAACGGTGCATATGGATAATCTTCAAAACGGATCATGGCGCTCCAGGGGGTACGCCCTAAACCGCCCCCTCTTTCCCCACCTCATACCGCAGCTCCGCCATGCCCGCGCCCATCTGGCGGACGGACATCAGGCGCAGCACCGGGCTCAACACGCGGCGGGGAAAAAGCGGCTTGCCCTGGCCGAGGGTGGCGGAGCCGATCTGCACGATGAGCTCATCCAGCAGGCCAGCATCATAAAACTGCCCGGCCAGATCGCCACCGCCCACGATCCACAGGTTCCGGCCGCACGCCGCCGCACGCATGTCCGCATGGACGGCCCGCACATCTCCCTGGACGAAACGGATGTCCGCACCTTCGATCCGGGGCAGTTCGCGGCTGGTGAAGACCCAGGCCGGCTGGGCATACGGCCAGGCGGCACCCGTCTCTGCAACAACCGCTTCAGCATTGCGCAGCATCCATTCATACGTGGCCGCGCCCATGGCCAGCGCACCCACCTGGGCGATGAATTCCGGGTAGCTGGAATCCTCCAGATCTCCCAGCGGAAACAGCCACTCCAGCGAGTCATCTTCCGTGGCCAGAAATCCGTCCAGAGTGGTGGCCGTGTAATATTGGGTTTTCATTTGGGGTGCGTGCTGTTTCTGAAGGCAGCGGTGATTTGATTTCAAGTGTCCAGATTCGTTCTTCATCAGGACCAGGGCCCACCTGCTTGCCACTGCCGGGCAAAGCTCGCTGCTTTGCTCGCGCCAAGCGCAGGGGGAATGATGAATGCCGCAACGAAGCGAACGACCTCTTCAAGGCTCGGGTGCGGCTTGGTTCTCACTGACTTTTTGCAGAACGCATCCCACATGCCCTGGCGTCTCGGATCGCTCCAAAATTCTTCGCTGAATCCGGCCGGCACACTCTCAGGAAGAGCCTTGGCTCGCCGCTCAAACGTGGCCCGAATGGATTCGCTCACGGCTTGCCCGTCGAAGGCAAAGCCTTTGGCCAGGTGCCACAAATCAAAATAGTCCTTCATGCGCGTGTTCAAGAGGCCCAGCGTTACGGCCGCCTCGAACTTTTCCGCAATGGATGTCTCCATGCGATAGGTGCGGACTTCCGGCGGCGGCATTCCCACCAGGGAAGGAATTGGCAACATGACTGGTTCAACGGCAAAGCCGTCGCCGTACCCCACATCTACCTGAACGTGCAGCCTGGCGCTGCCGAGCACTCCTTGAAACGTAACCCGCACGCCGGCATAGACCTCTTCAGCACGGATCGGTTCTGCTCGAACAGAAGCGGGGTCAAACACCACTCCATCGTCATTGACAGGCTCCACGCAGATCTCGGCAAAAACAGCCGTCAACGCCTCAGGGGAGGAATCTCCAAAACCCAGCAGGTCCACGTCTTTGGTAACGCGGTGCGGGACGTGCTGCCAGGCAGCGAACAGCATCGCTCCTTTGAGTATGAACCGGGTCCGGTATTTGGAAGCCGCCAGCCGGAACAACAGACGCTCAATCGCGTAGCGAGTCAAAAGCACGTTATAGTCCTGGCCCGTTTCTGTCATGACCTTGAGCAGGCGGTCACGCACCGATGCGGCAACATTTTTGAGGGCGTTTTTCTTCTTCATGCAACCAGCATCTCAAAATAGGGCCTCATGATGTTCGTCATCCGGCACACCTTGGCAGCCTGCCATAGCTCTTCTGAGCTTGCCTTCTTTTTTTGCCACGCATCGCGCAGCGCCTCAGCGGCCACTGCGGTGCCGACCTTGTTACGATACTTGAAACAGTCGGCCACCGTCTTGGCTGCACTGGTGATTTTCACCTTCACGCCGCTCATGAGGTGCTCTTCGATGCCATGAAGATAGCTCTCCCCAGAGGCCCAGGTGACATCAAGCTGAGGACTCGTGATCCGTGGTCGCTTCACTCCCTTGGGCAGGAGAACATAGATCACCTCGGGGTTTTCCGTGGTCAGATCGTGAAAACGAAGGGCTGTCAGGAGGCACACCACGGCTTTGGGGCATCTGGCCGCCAGTTGAACCAGGGAATGGTTCTCCGTGATGTCGGCACTTTGGGGCATGTAAAGTCCACGTCCTGTTTTTCGCAGGGCTCCAGCCTCCACAAGCTCTTTGAGCCGGTAGCGCGGAACTCCCACTGCTGCCAGGTCCCGCGCACGGAAAACACCCTGCCTGGCAAGGGCGCGGATCTCTTTGGGCAGTCTGACCGTCATGCTTTAAATATACATTATTACTTCACTTGTTGTCAATGAGAGTAAAAACGTATAGAGGGCGGCTTGGAGGGGAAGGTCTTCTCCTTGCTGCTACTTCGTGTGCAGCCTGCCTTTCCTGCCAGGGCACCCAGTCTATTGAGGGCATCGATTGGGACATCCTCGCTGCCTAGCTTTTAGGCTTCAGGGGAAAGGTGATGGGCGGACTCCAAGCAAAATAAAAGGGTGTCTTTTCGGTCCACTCTGATTCGGCGCCCATCAAAAAACGAAAGCCCAGGCGAATTGTATTTCCGGGTTGATCCGCTTCTTCCAGGGCCAGTAAGATGACTGTCGTGCTTGATCCAGGTTTCAGCTCGAAAAATTCCACATCATTTCCACACCATCCGGGGTCCGCATTCACCCACTTGCCCTCTTTCAGTAACTCGATGGTGAAGAGGAGGTTGGCTGCTGAATAACCAGAATAGCTCACACTCTTTGGGGACCGGTTGGTGATTTCCAGCATCGGATACCCGCGCGAATCGAGATAGGCATGACTGATGGCTGGCAGCTCAGGAGATGCTCCCACCGCTGTGCCGATCAAGACAAGGCAAAGGCAAATCAGTTGGAGTGCGTATGCCATGGCGTTTTAGGGTCTCTTTTGAAGTTATCTTATTCGTTTCTCTGCCACAACTGAATTGTGGGTGGAGATGCCTGTGGGCGGACGGCAAGGGCAGGATGCGCGGAAATCTTGTCAGAAGCCACTTTCTGCATTCTCCCGAAAGCTCCGCGGCTTTAGGCCGTTGAACAGGGTCCGATGATCAGCCGACTTTTCACACTCGCCTTGGGCCTGGGTTTGGCCCTGGCTCCCACGCTCTCCCAGGCGCAGGAGCGTCCAAACATCCTGTTCTTCTTTGCCGATGACTGGGGCCGCTTTGCCAGCCTTTATGCGGAGGTGAACGGCAAGGGCGGAGTCAATGATGTGGTGAAGACGCCAAACTTTGACAAGCTGGCGAAGAAGGGCGTGCTCTTCCGCAATGCTCATGTGAATGCGCCGTCCTGCACACCCTGCCGCAGCTCCTTGCTGTCCGGGCAGTATTTCTGGCGGACGGGGCGCGGTGCCATCCTGCGCGGAGCGGTGTGGGATGAGAAGATTCCGGCGTATCCGCTGCTGCTGAACGATGCGGGTTATCACATTGGCAAGACGTACAAGGTGTGGGGACCGGGCACGCCGTCAGACGCACCGTATGGCGGGCAGAAGTATGCGTTTCAGGCGGCGGGTGGCAAGTTTAACCAATTTTCACAAAACGTGACGAAGATGGTGGAGTCGGGCAAGGAAGTGGAGGCCGCGAAGGAGGAACTGTATGCGGAGGTGCGCGGAAATTTCAGCGACTTCCTGAAGGCCAATGAAGGCGGCAAGCCCTTCTGCTACTGGTTCGGCCCGACGAATGTGCACCGCACCTGGATCCAGGGCAGCGGCAAGAAGCTGTGGGGCATTGACCCGGATTCGCTGAAGGGCAAGATGCCGCCGTATCTGCCGGATGTGCCGGTGGTGCGTCAGGACCTGGCGGATTACTTTGGCGAGGTGCAGGCCTGGGATCACAGCATCGGCGTGCTGGTGGCGGAGCTGGAAAAATCCGGCAAGCTGGACAACACGCTCATCGTCATCAGCGGCGACCACGGCGCACCGGGCTTCCCGCATGGCAAGTGCAACCTGTATGGCTTTGGCACCGGCGTGGCGCTTTCGATCACGGGCCCCGGTGTCAAGGGCGGCCGGGTGGTGGATGACTTTGTCAACTTGACCGACCTGGCCCCGACCTTCCTGGAGGCGGCAGGTCTGCCCGTTCCGGAGGTCATGACCGGCAAGAGCCTGTGGCCCGTGCTGAAATCCGACAAGTCCGGGCAGGTGGATGAGACGCGCACGCAGGTCTTCACCGGGCGCGAGCGGCATGTGGAG
This portion of the Prosthecobacter sp. SYSU 5D2 genome encodes:
- a CDS encoding acetyl-CoA carboxylase carboxyltransferase subunit alpha; translation: MKHVLEFEKPVIKLREEIEEARKKMASKPSDKLAAQIIDMENKAEALLRDIHTNLNPWQRVQISRHINRPFMLDYVKHCCDDFTELHGDRHIGDDHAMPAGFATWGGKKVVVIGHQKGRDTKENLLRNFGSAHPEGYRKALRLMRMAEKFGLPIVTLIDTPGAFPGIGAEERNIAEAIAFNLREMMLLKTPIVAVVIGEGGSGGALGIGIADKVLMMENAYYSVISPEGCAAILWKHREHAPEAASALKLSAQDLSKLGIIDGIVPEPAGGAHNDHFAAAEALKGTVLSAINDLEKLSTADLLEGRYQKFRALGKFTEN
- a CDS encoding LysM peptidoglycan-binding domain-containing protein; translation: MAKAQLKLLLFLIVLGITLGSMATAYYIYDKVLSPHKRVQEEIATIKRGDVPRMDPGEKRFDAAVELIREGRIEDGRDALFKLINQFPDSPTCVEAKRIIGEINMDQLYAAESKAGKKDYIVQPGDSLALIAGKQGTTVDLLIRLNGLMGTMLQPGDHLAILPLEFSIHVKVGAKTVSLWRKVGEREFFFKEYLAQEIRLPAGVRVPAEMEIKGKSAVKDGKVLLTTDLHYAEADKWLPGSRSGVVLRTPPKPKAVAVAEPAAENQAAPAVPDLEDGPEPGIFLAREDLEEMFALVRNGSKLYIIR
- a CDS encoding helix-turn-helix domain-containing protein, with the protein product MKSQPIPKTGAEAARTTAAAADSRQPPPQAEWMRVKEACAFSCLSKPKLYELMNQGHIKSVALRERGQSKGTRLVSIGSLRAFLESRASGGNGQA
- a CDS encoding dihydrofolate reductase family protein encodes the protein MKTQYYTATTLDGFLATEDDSLEWLFPLGDLEDSSYPEFIAQVGALAMGAATYEWMLRNAEAVVAETGAAWPYAQPAWVFTSRELPRIEGADIRFVQGDVRAVHADMRAAACGRNLWIVGGGDLAGQFYDAGLLDELIVQIGSATLGQGKPLFPRRVLSPVLRLMSVRQMGAGMAELRYEVGKEGAV
- a CDS encoding nucleotidyl transferase AbiEii/AbiGii toxin family protein, with the translated sequence MKKKNALKNVAASVRDRLLKVMTETGQDYNVLLTRYAIERLLFRLAASKYRTRFILKGAMLFAAWQHVPHRVTKDVDLLGFGDSSPEALTAVFAEICVEPVNDDGVVFDPASVRAEPIRAEEVYAGVRVTFQGVLGSARLHVQVDVGYGDGFAVEPVMLPIPSLVGMPPPEVRTYRMETSIAEKFEAAVTLGLLNTRMKDYFDLWHLAKGFAFDGQAVSESIRATFERRAKALPESVPAGFSEEFWSDPRRQGMWDAFCKKSVRTKPHPSLEEVVRFVAAFIIPPALGASKAASFARQWQAGGPWS
- a CDS encoding type IV toxin-antitoxin system AbiEi family antitoxin domain-containing protein, encoding MTVRLPKEIRALARQGVFRARDLAAVGVPRYRLKELVEAGALRKTGRGLYMPQSADITENHSLVQLAARCPKAVVCLLTALRFHDLTTENPEVIYVLLPKGVKRPRITSPQLDVTWASGESYLHGIEEHLMSGVKVKITSAAKTVADCFKYRNKVGTAVAAEALRDAWQKKKASSEELWQAAKVCRMTNIMRPYFEMLVA
- a CDS encoding sulfatase; this encodes MISRLFTLALGLGLALAPTLSQAQERPNILFFFADDWGRFASLYAEVNGKGGVNDVVKTPNFDKLAKKGVLFRNAHVNAPSCTPCRSSLLSGQYFWRTGRGAILRGAVWDEKIPAYPLLLNDAGYHIGKTYKVWGPGTPSDAPYGGQKYAFQAAGGKFNQFSQNVTKMVESGKEVEAAKEELYAEVRGNFSDFLKANEGGKPFCYWFGPTNVHRTWIQGSGKKLWGIDPDSLKGKMPPYLPDVPVVRQDLADYFGEVQAWDHSIGVLVAELEKSGKLDNTLIVISGDHGAPGFPHGKCNLYGFGTGVALSITGPGVKGGRVVDDFVNLTDLAPTFLEAAGLPVPEVMTGKSLWPVLKSDKSGQVDETRTQVFTGRERHVEIARADYSPYPQRAITTKDHLFIINFRPDRWPLGDPYGLGTPEEPSEAEIIETTRATHPDEDAGPTKAWLVKARTTPEWQAHYEWVYGKRPKYELYDLQKDPHETKNVAEDPAYAEVKAALEKRLMDELARTGDPRLVNDGAYFENPPLSGPTDDGDASKKGKGKGKGKKK